The segment GCGCGTGCGAAACGAAGGCGATTGGGAAAGCTGGGTCCGCTTCTTTCTGCAGGGCGTTCTCGAGACTTCGGACCAGGCGGTCGCGACAGCGCGCCGCATCGTCGAGATGTTCGCAGCGCACCGTAGGACCCTCGAACGCCACGGTAGGGCAGCGGGCTCGGTGCTCCGGCTGCAGGAGGCCTTGCAGCGGCGGCCCGTCGTTACGATCGCCGCAGCGGCGGAGGCGACGTCTCTCTCGGTCCCCGCTGTCACGCAGGCGCTCGAGAAGATGCAGTCGGATCGGCTGGTGACGGAAATCACCGGGCGGAAGCGCGACAAGGTCTTTGTCTATACGCCTTACGTGGCATTGCTTGGCGAGGGTGCGGAGCCGCTCGCGGCAAGCCCCGGCTGATCGACGGATGCGGAAGAGCAAGCCTTCCGCATCCAGGCGGCGGGCTATTTGTCCGGCTTCGCCTCGGCGGCCTCGAGGTCGGCGGTGCGGGCGGTGGCGGGCAACAGGCGGGCGGGCGCGCTCGCGCCCTGCCCCTCTCCGTTGCCCGAACCGTCGCGCCCGTGCGTCAGCGGGCGGCCGGCGAAGTCTCGAGGCGCAGGCCAAGCTCCTTCGCTTCAGCCTGGGCCAGGGCGAAGGCCTCGGGATCCTGCTGCTCGGCCAGGGAGTACCAGACCTTGTCCGTGGGGCGCTCGCCCGCGCGCCAACGCACGATGAAGCCCCGGCGCATCAAGGCGGCGACCTCCTCGGAGAAGAATTTGCCGTACCCCATGCGTCCCCCGCCCACGTCCAGCTTCTCGGTCTCAGCCCAGTCGCGAAGGTTGGGCTGCTGGCGGTCATCCTTCCCGGCATGGAAGAGGCCCTGCTTCGCCGCGGCGCAAGCCCGTGCGAAGCGGAGGATGTCGTGGCGAGTGAGCTTGGGGCGGTTCTCCGGCGGTCGCATTGCCATGCATTGCTCCATTCGTAGACCACGGCCAACCGACCGCGGTTCGTCAGGCAGGCAAGTGCCGCAACGTGGCCCGAAAGTCGAGGCTCACGCGAAGTGGTGATCCCTCCCGGCTGACACGCAGCACCAGGGAGGCCGTCGTCACCGCGGGGCTATTTGGTCGGCTTGGCCTCGGCGGCCTTGAGGTCGGCGCTGCGGGCGGTGTCGGGGTGGCGGGCGTGGATCTCGAGCGCCTCCTCCCAGCGGCCCTGGGCGTGGAGGATCACCTCGACGAGTTCGCGCACGGCGCCGCGGCCGCCGGGGGTGGCGCAGACGTAGTGCACCGCCTCGCGGACCTCGGGGCGGGCGTCGGCGGGGCAGGCGGAGAGGCCGACCTGGGTGAGCACCGGCAGATCGTTGATGTCGTCGCCGATGTAGGCCACCTGCTCGCGGGTGACGCCTGCTGCCGCGAGGATCTGCTCCAGGCCTGCGTTCTTGTCCCGGGCGCCCTGGATGATGTGGGCCACGCCCAGCTCGCGCATACGGGTCTCGACGATCTTCGAGCTGCGGGCGGTGAGGATCGCCGAGGCGATTTTGAGGTGGCGGAGGATGACCAAACCGTGGCCGTCCTTCACGTCGAAGCGCTTCATCACCTCGCCGTCGGGGCCGTAGTAGAGGCCGCCGTCGGTGAGGACGCCGTCGACGTCCATGACGAGGAGCGAGATCCCCTGCGCGCGCTTGTGGAGGCTGGCCATCGGTCGTCCCTTCAGAGGTTGTTGGCGCAGGAGTCGATCACCTGGGTCATCGCCTCCTGCTCCTGGGTGTGGATGCCCTGCGAGCCGGGGGCGGGGAGGATCGAGCGGACGTATGCCACGAGATCCCAGAGGTCGCCTGCGGGAAGTGCGCGCGGGGCCATGGCGGTGCCAGGGAGCCCGAGGGTGATGGTGGCGTAGAGCTCGGCGGGCGCGCGGCTGCGCTTGGGGATCCGCTTGGCGAGATCGGGGGCGGCGGCGCCGGTGTGGCAGGCGGCGCAGCCTTCCGCGGCAAAGAGCTTCCCGCCACGGGTGATGCGGGGCGCGGTGTCGAGGTCCGGGGGCGGCGTGGGCGCGAGGGGCTCAGCATCGCTGCCCGGCTGGAGCGAGCGGACGTAAGCGGCGAGCGCCCAGCGGTCGGCCTCGGGCAGATCGGCGTAGGCGGGCATGCCGGTGCCATGGAGGCCGCGGGTGATGGTGCGGAAGAGGTCGAGCTCGGTGGGCTTCGCGGAGGCAGGCGTGGAGCGGAACTTCACCGGCTGGTCGGCGAGGTTGGCGGGCCGGGGCTCCATCCCGTAGCCGGCGGCGCCGCCCCCGCGGGCGTCGAAGCCGTGGCAGCGGACGCAGGTGGGGCCGAAGAGCTCCTTGCCGCGGGCGAGGCGTTCCTCGTGGCTGCCCGGGGGCGGGCCGGAAGGCTCGCCGTCGAGCTCGGCGCCGCCTGCCCAGGCGCGGAGCAGGGGGAAGTCCTGCGCCGGCGCCTGCGCGAGGGCGAGGGCCCCGGGCAGCAGCAGGGCGCAGAGGAGGAGCAGGCGGACGGGCATGGGGCCGGAGCCTAGCAGGGCGCGGCGCGGGGGCGCACCGCGGAAGCGGCCGGCCGAGCAGGCCCCACGATGTTCGGTGGATCACGCACAGCGAAGTCTTGTGCTAAGAGGGCACACGAGGGCCGTGATGGCCGAGTGGGGACGATTGAGATGCGAGTTGCAGTCATCGGTTCGGGTTACGTGGGTCTCGTCGCAGCGACATGCTTCGCAGAGGGCGGCAACGACGTCGTCTGCGTGGACATCGACAAGGCCAAGATCGACGGGCTCAAGAACGGGATCGTCCCCATCTACGAGCCCGGCCTCGAGGAGATGGTCGAGCGCAACGCCAAGGCGGGCCGCCTCTCCTTCACCACCGATCTCGCCGAGGGCGTGAAGCCCGCCGAGGTGGTCTTCATCGCCGTGGGCACGCCCGAGGGTGAGAACGGCGACGCCGACCTCCAGTACGTGCTCGCCGCCGCCCGCGACATCGGCAAGGTGATCGAGCGCTACACCGTGGTGGTCGACAAGAGCACCGTCCCGGTCGGCACCGCTGACCTCGTCCGCAAGGAGATCGCGGCGGTGACCGACGTCGAGTTCGACGTGGTCTCGAACCCCGAGTTCCTCAAGGAAGGCGCGGCGATCGACGACTTCATGAGCCCCGACCGCGTGGTCATCGGCGCCGAGACCGAGAAGGCCCGGGAGATCATGGGCGAGCTCTACGCGCCCTTCTGCCGCAAGAACGACCGCATCATCTTCATGGACACCCGGTCGGCCGAGCTGACCAAGTACGCCGCCAACGCGATGCTCGCGACCCGCATCTCGTTCATGAACGAGATGGCCCGGCTCTGCGAGCGGGTCGGCGCCGACGTGGAGATGGTCCGCCAGGGGATTGGCAGCGACAGCCGCATCGGGCTATCCTTCCTCTTTGCGGGCGCCTCATTCGGGGGGAGCTGTTTCCCCAAGGATATCAAGGCCTTGTACGGCACGGCCCGCGAGAACGGCCTCGACTTCGAGCTGCTCCGCGCCGTGAACAGCGTCAACGCCGAGCAGAAGCGGATCCTGCTCCAGAAGGCCCTGCGCCACTACGGCACCAACCTCGAGGGCAAGCTCTTCGGCGTGTGGGGCCTGGCGTTCAAGCCCAAGACCGACGACATGCGCGAGGCGCCGTCGATCACGCTGATCGAAGGGCTGCTCGGCAAGGGCGCCCGCGTGGTCGCCCACGATCCGGTGGCGCACGAGTCGGCGCGGAAGATCTTCGGCGACCGCATCGCCTACGCGGACACGCCCTACGGCGCGGTCGAGGGGGTCGACGGGCTCTTCCTCGTCACCGAGTGGAACGAGTTCCGCCGCCCGGACTTCGACCGGATGCAGTCGCTGATGAAGCAGGCGGTGGTCTTCGACGGCCGCAACGTCTTCAACCCGAAGAAGATGCGGGAGCGCGGCTTCAAATACTTCGGCATCGGTCGCGGCAAGGACCAGTAGGCGCCGCGCGAAGCATGACGGAGGCCCGGCGGCGGATGATGCCGACCGGGCCTTCTTCGTTCCTGCCGTTCAGCGCAGCGCGCGGACCGCGGCGATGGTGCGGCCGAGGCCCTGCACCAACGGCACGGCGGGCTCCCAGCCGAGCAGGGTCCGCGCCCGGGTGATGTCGGGGCAGCGGCGCACCGGATCGTCCACCGGCAGGGGCTGCACCTCGATCGGCGAGGAGGAGCCGGTGAGCTCGAGCACCAGCTCGGCGAGCTCCCGCACCGTGAACTCCGCCGGGTTGCCGAGGTTCACCGGGCCGGGGATCTGCCCCTCGTAATCCATGAGGCGCACCAGCCCCTCGACCAGATCGCTCACGTAGCAGAACGAGCGCGTCTGCGAGCCGGCGCCGTAGAGGGTGAGCGCCCTGCCCTCCAGCGCCTGGGCCACGAAGTTCGCGACCACCCGCCCGTCGTCCCGGGCCATGCGCGGCCCGTAGGTATTGAAGATCCGGGCAACCCGCACATCGAGGCCTCTGGTGCGGGCGGTGTCGAAACAGAGCGTCTCGGCGGCGCGCTTGCCCTCGTCGTAGCAGGCCCGCGGGCCGATGGGGTTCACGTGGCCCCAATAATCCTCGCGCTGCGGGTGGACCTGGGGATCCCCGTAGACCTCGCTGGTGGAGGCCTGGACGAAGCGGGCGCCGTTCGCCGCGGCGAGATCGAGCAGGTGCATCGTCCCCAGCACCGAGGTCTTCCAGGTGCGGACCGGATCGGCCTGGTAGCGGGCCGGCGCCGCCGGGCAGGCGAGGTTGAACACGCGATCCACGCCCAGCAGCTCGACCGGCCCGGTCACGTCCCGCTCGAGGAGCTCGAAGCCGGGCAGGCCCTCGAGATGCGCGACGTTCAAGCGCGAGCCGGTGGAGAAGTCGTCGAGGCAGACGACCGCATGGCCGCCTGCGAGCAGCCGCTCGCAGAGGTGCGAGCCGATGAAGCCGGCGCCACCGGCGACGAGGACGAGCATCGCGGAATCAGCCGAGCAGCAGCTGCTGCAGCTTGCCCACGGCTTTGAGCTGCCGGTCGCGCATGTAGTCGTAGGCCGGCACCACCACCGCCGTCTCCAGCAGCTTGCGGCTGGCGAAGGAGAGATCTGGCTGCATCGCCCGGGCCTGGTCCTCCACCTCGGGGTGGTAGTGGACCAGGATCTCCAGCGCCGCCCAGAGCGCCCGCTCCGCGCCGAACGCCTTCGCCCGCTCCTTCACCACCTTCGGATCGATCGCCGCCCCGGGCCCGCCCCGGAACGCCATCGGCGACTCGCCCTTCACCATCTCCCGCAGGTCGATGAGCTGCACCAGCGGCACCGCGAAGCCGTGGCGCGCGAGGGTGAGCGCATGGACCACGAGCGCATCCTCCGCAGCCAGCCTGGTGACCGACGCGCCATAGGCCTTCGCCGCCACCGCCCGCTCGAAGAGGCCGGGCATCGCCTTCTCGTTGGGCAGAATCGAGGTGAAGAGCTTGGTGTAGAAGCGCTCGTTGAAGAGCGTCACCGCAGGCGCTTCCGGATCCGGTTCGTCCGGCTCCACGTCGACGAAGCGCTCCTCGCGCATCGCCTCCATGATCATCGGCACGTCCTCCCGGGGCACCAGGAGCTTGAGCTCCGGCACCGGCCGGAAAGCGATGTGGGGGTAGAGGTTCTCGGCGAAGGCCGCCCCGTCGAGCATCGCCACCTGCACGCCCAGGCTGCCCACCAGGTTCTTGAGCATCACGAATTTGAAGACGTTGTCGCTCGAGATCCCCTGGAAGAAGCCGAGGAGCATCTCCTTGGCGAAATCGGGGCAGTCCGTCTCCGGCATCCGGTAGTTCAGGTTGTAGGCGGCGATCGGCGCGAGGCCGTGGTGCGCCAGCACCTGCACCGCTTCGTCCCAGTCGGGCGGGGCGTCGATGTGCTTGGGTGGATCGAAGCGGGTGACGTCGGCGAGCCAGGCGGCGGAGGGGAGTTCGGCCATGCGGCGTCTTATAGCCACCACAAGGCCCCTCTGCCCACGAAGTTGCACCCCGTAAGAAGAACCGCTACAGAGCGCCCCCACGGGCCAGAAGCCGCCTCTCGGGTCAAGCAGGACCCGCCGGCGCCGGCCCTCGGGTGGGGAACCGACTGTAAAGCGGCGAAACTCTTCGTGTATTGAACAGAAGGGCCCCTCCGTTTAGACTCCGCGCCGATGCCAGGGGCATCGGGTGCAAGGACGTGCAATGAGAGCAGCAGAGCCGCAGTTCGAAGAGGCCCAGCAGCAGGGCGGGCCCGAATTCGAGATCGATCTTCGCGAGCACCTGAAGATCCTGCGGAAGCGCCTCTGGCTCATCGTCGGCGTGGCGGCCTCCGTGGTGGCGATCGGCGCCGTCTACCTGCTGCTCGCGCCCCGGGTCTACCGGGCCGAGGCCTCGATCATCATCGAGGCCTCCGGCGGCCGGATCCTCGGCGACAAGACCGAGGCGGTCGACTTCGGCCCCACCGACTACTGGTCGAACAAGGAGTACTTCGAGACCCAGTACAAGGTGCTGGCGTCGAAGGAGGTGCTCTCGCGCGTGGTGGAGAAGAAGGGGCTCGCCCGCGACCTCGACTTCCTCGGCGTCGCCGGGATCGAGAACGAGGAAAAGCGCGCCGAGAGACTCGAGGAGATCGACCCGGTCTTCGTCCTCTCGGAAATGATGCGCGTCGAGCCGGTGAAGAACTCCCAGCTCGCCAAGATCGTGGTCGAGGATAGGAACCCCGAGCGCGCCGCCGAGCTCGCCAACGCCATCGTCGAGGCCTACATCGAGGCGGGCCTCGACACCAAGCAGGACGGCACCCGCGCCGCCTCGCAGTGGCTCTCCGATCAGCTCCTGGATCTCAAGGGCAAGCTCGAGCAGTCCGAGGTCGCGCTCTACACCTTCCGCCGGGAGAACGACATCCTCGCCACCTCGATCGAGGACCGCCAGAACATCAACTCGCAGCGCCTCGTGGCGCTGAACGAGTCACTCACCAAGGTGATGGCCCAGCGGGTGGAGCTGCAGAGCGCCCTCGCCGAGGTGGACCGGGTCGAGAAGGGCGCGAAGAAGGATCCCTACTGGGCGCTGGGCCTCGGCCGCGTCGCCACCCACCCC is part of the Vulgatibacter sp. genome and harbors:
- a CDS encoding Fic family protein, which encodes MLYLSLFFKKHRSTYYDLLQRVRNEGDWESWVRFFLQGVLETSDQAVATARRIVEMFAAHRRTLERHGRAAGSVLRLQEALQRRPVVTIAAAAEATSLSVPAVTQALEKMQSDRLVTEITGRKRDKVFVYTPYVALLGEGAEPLAASPG
- a CDS encoding KdsC family phosphatase is translated as MASLHKRAQGISLLVMDVDGVLTDGGLYYGPDGEVMKRFDVKDGHGLVILRHLKIASAILTARSSKIVETRMRELGVAHIIQGARDKNAGLEQILAAAGVTREQVAYIGDDINDLPVLTQVGLSACPADARPEVREAVHYVCATPGGRGAVRELVEVILHAQGRWEEALEIHARHPDTARSADLKAAEAKPTK
- a CDS encoding c-type cytochrome; the encoded protein is MPVRLLLLCALLLPGALALAQAPAQDFPLLRAWAGGAELDGEPSGPPPGSHEERLARGKELFGPTCVRCHGFDARGGGAAGYGMEPRPANLADQPVKFRSTPASAKPTELDLFRTITRGLHGTGMPAYADLPEADRWALAAYVRSLQPGSDAEPLAPTPPPDLDTAPRITRGGKLFAAEGCAACHTGAAAPDLAKRIPKRSRAPAELYATITLGLPGTAMAPRALPAGDLWDLVAYVRSILPAPGSQGIHTQEQEAMTQVIDSCANNL
- a CDS encoding UDP-glucose dehydrogenase family protein; this translates as MRVAVIGSGYVGLVAATCFAEGGNDVVCVDIDKAKIDGLKNGIVPIYEPGLEEMVERNAKAGRLSFTTDLAEGVKPAEVVFIAVGTPEGENGDADLQYVLAAARDIGKVIERYTVVVDKSTVPVGTADLVRKEIAAVTDVEFDVVSNPEFLKEGAAIDDFMSPDRVVIGAETEKAREIMGELYAPFCRKNDRIIFMDTRSAELTKYAANAMLATRISFMNEMARLCERVGADVEMVRQGIGSDSRIGLSFLFAGASFGGSCFPKDIKALYGTARENGLDFELLRAVNSVNAEQKRILLQKALRHYGTNLEGKLFGVWGLAFKPKTDDMREAPSITLIEGLLGKGARVVAHDPVAHESARKIFGDRIAYADTPYGAVEGVDGLFLVTEWNEFRRPDFDRMQSLMKQAVVFDGRNVFNPKKMRERGFKYFGIGRGKDQ
- a CDS encoding UDP-glucuronic acid decarboxylase family protein, whose translation is MLVLVAGGAGFIGSHLCERLLAGGHAVVCLDDFSTGSRLNVAHLEGLPGFELLERDVTGPVELLGVDRVFNLACPAAPARYQADPVRTWKTSVLGTMHLLDLAAANGARFVQASTSEVYGDPQVHPQREDYWGHVNPIGPRACYDEGKRAAETLCFDTARTRGLDVRVARIFNTYGPRMARDDGRVVANFVAQALEGRALTLYGAGSQTRSFCYVSDLVEGLVRLMDYEGQIPGPVNLGNPAEFTVRELAELVLELTGSSSPIEVQPLPVDDPVRRCPDITRARTLLGWEPAVPLVQGLGRTIAAVRALR
- a CDS encoding nucleotidyltransferase family protein, with protein sequence MAELPSAAWLADVTRFDPPKHIDAPPDWDEAVQVLAHHGLAPIAAYNLNYRMPETDCPDFAKEMLLGFFQGISSDNVFKFVMLKNLVGSLGVQVAMLDGAAFAENLYPHIAFRPVPELKLLVPREDVPMIMEAMREERFVDVEPDEPDPEAPAVTLFNERFYTKLFTSILPNEKAMPGLFERAVAAKAYGASVTRLAAEDALVVHALTLARHGFAVPLVQLIDLREMVKGESPMAFRGGPGAAIDPKVVKERAKAFGAERALWAALEILVHYHPEVEDQARAMQPDLSFASRKLLETAVVVPAYDYMRDRQLKAVGKLQQLLLG